Proteins encoded together in one Verrucomicrobiia bacterium window:
- the rpsO gene encoding 30S ribosomal protein S15 — MDKSKTIEKFKLHDKDTGSADVQIALLTERINQLTEHLQKHKKDHSSRRGLLMMVGQRRRLLDYLHQTDAARYQAVTKKLKLRR, encoded by the coding sequence ATGGACAAGAGCAAGACCATCGAGAAATTTAAGCTGCACGACAAGGATACCGGGTCGGCGGATGTGCAAATTGCGCTGTTGACCGAGCGCATCAATCAGTTGACGGAGCATTTGCAGAAGCACAAGAAGGATCACAGCTCGCGCCGCGGGTTGTTGATGATGGTGGGGCAGCGCCGGCGGTTGCTGGACTACCTGCACCAGACCGATGCCGCCCGGTATCAGGCAGTGACCAAAAAGCTGAAATTGCGCCGGTAG